Below is a window of Desulfobacteraceae bacterium DNA.
CGCGTTCGGTTTCCGCAAGCGCCTCGGGCAGTGCGGTGATCAGCGAACGGTCGCCGGCGGCGATGCCCTTTTCCACCAGGGCCGAGAAGCCACCGATAAAATCGACGTTCATCTCGCGGGCGCACGCGTCCAGGGTGCGGGCGATGGCCACCATCCCGTCGGGCCCCAGGGGGGCGCAGACCACGGCGATGGGGCTGACCGCGATGCGCTTGTTGACGATCGGGATGCCGTACTTGTCGCCGATCTGGTCGCAGACCGGCACGAGGGCCTCCGCGATGCGGCCGATCTTGTCGCGGATGCGGGTTTGGAGTGTGCCGAGATCGTGGCTGGCGCAATCGAAGAGGTTGATGCCGAGGGTGACGGTGCGGACGTCGAGATGCTCGTTTTTGAGCATCTCCAGGGTCGAGATGATTTCCTGGTAGCTTAACATGGCGGCCTGCTGATGCTTGAGGGGTTTGGACATGCGCCGCCGGGGCGGCGGCGGGCGTCAGATGCGGTTCATGGCGCTGAAAATATCGCGGTGCTGGATCGTCAGGCGCAACCCCAGGGCGGCGGCCTGATCTTGGAGGTCCTGGCGGAAGCGCTGTTGATCGATGTGGGTGGGCACGTCGACCTCGTAGATCATGATGTTGTCGCCGGGTTCGCTGCCGCCCTTGAAGACCGCCTGCAGGTTGGTGACGTTGACCTGGTAGCGGGCGATCACCGCGGTGATGCGCGCCACCAAACCCTTGGCGTCCGGCCCGCTGGTGGTGATCACAAACGGCTCGGCCACCGGCGGCGGGGCGGGGCTGCCGTTTTCGGCCAGGGGCTTGACCTGGACGTACATTTTGAAGTCGGCCAGGCCGGCCGTCAGCCCCTGGTGCAAGGTCTCGGCGGTGACCCCGGCGGGGATGCCGGCGATGAAGATCCCGGCAAATTCGGTTTGCAGGATCGTCTGGCTGACGTTTTCGATGTTGCAGTCGCGCTCGAAAAGCACCCTTGAAACGGCCGCCACGATGCCCGGCCGGTCCTTGCCCAGAACGGAAATGATCACCTTGGTCATGGGCGCGGCTCCTGTTTTTCGAAGAGAATGGAGCGGTCCACCGCGGCCAGGGTCGCGCAGCCGGTCAGGACCATGGCCTGGCGCAGCTCCCCGCGGATCTGGGCGATGTAGGCTTGCACGCCCTCCTGCAGGCCCCCCATGGCAGCTACCGAGAACGGGCGTCCGATCATCACGGCGTCGGCGCCCAGGGCGAGCATTTTGAGAACATCGAACCCGGAGCGCACCCCGCCGTCGGCCAGGACCGCAATCCGGCCCTTGACGGCTGCGGCCACCTCGGCGAGCACCTCGGCCACCCCGGGGGTGTGGTCCAGCACGCGTCCGCCATGATTGGAGACCACGATCGCATCCGCTCCCACGTCCACGGCCAGACGGGCGTCAGCGGGGGTCATGATCCCCTTGAGGATGAATTTCAGCGGGGTGCTTTGAATGATCCGGGCGAGCTTGGCCGGGGTTTTGGGGGACACCGGGCGGCCCATCAGCTTGAGG
It encodes the following:
- a CDS encoding ACT domain-containing protein, coding for MTKVIISVLGKDRPGIVAAVSRVLFERDCNIENVSQTILQTEFAGIFIAGIPAGVTAETLHQGLTAGLADFKMYVQVKPLAENGSPAPPPVAEPFVITTSGPDAKGLVARITAVIARYQVNVTNLQAVFKGGSEPGDNIMIYEVDVPTHIDQQRFRQDLQDQAAALGLRLTIQHRDIFSAMNRI